The window TTGCCAAAAGTTGCCGCACCAGAACCTGCCTCTACAAGTAGAGAATCAACATGTCCATGATAGCCCCCTGTAAATTTCACAATATCTTCTCTCTTTGTAAATCCCCTGGCCAGTCTTAGTGCGCTCATCGCTGCTTCTGTGCCGGAACTCACAAACCTCACTCTTTCAATGGACGGAATTGCTTTTATAATTCTCCTTGCTAATTCTGTTTCTAGTATTGTAGGTGCACCAAAACTTAAGCCTCGTTCTGCAACTTTTTTCACTGCATCTATAACCTTTTCTGGCGAATGACCCAGGATAGCAGGTCCCCAGCTTCCCACATAATCTATATACTCATTGCCATCTATATCATAAATCTTACTGCCTTTTCCTTTTTGAATAAACAGTGGATCTCCGCCCACTGCTTTAAACGCTCTCACCGGGCTGTCAACTCCCCCGGCAATGTATTTTTCTGCCTCTAAAAACGCTACCTTGCTCATCTTTTTACCCATTTTCCCTCCCGACGAAATTCAACACTTGCCTTCCATCCACACCACCCAAAAGCTCCTCACAAGCCCTCTCGGGATGAGGCATCATGCCTAAAACATTTCCCCTAATATTACACACTCCTGCAATATTATGTAGTGAACCGTTGGGGTTTGCCGCATCTTTTATCTCACCGTCCAATGTAGAGTATCTAAAAACAATTTGCCCATTTTTTCCTAATGTTTCGTATGTTTCATTACTACACCAAAAATTACCCTCTTTATGAGCAATGGGCATCTTTAATATTTTACCCTCAATATTTTTGGTAAACACACATTCACTTTTCTCCACCTTCACGAATATATCCCTGCATATAAAACGCATATTGCTATTTCTCATAAGTACGCCAGGAAGGAGGCCCGACTCGCATAAAATCTGAAAACCATTACAAATACCTATAACAAACTTCCCCTCATCCGCAAATAGCCCTATTCTATCCATTATTTTTGAAAACTTAGCCAACCCTCCAGCTCGCAGATAATCGCCATAAGAAAAACCGCCTGGCAATATAATGCAGTCTATGTCTCCCACATCTTCCTGCTCATGCCAGATGTATACAGGTATTCCGCCCAATGTCTTTATTGACCAAAAAATATCCTTATCACAGTTTGTTCCGGGAAAAACAACAATCCCCACCTTCATTATATAATATCAACCGTCTCTATGATGGGATTGGAAAGTATATCTTTAGATATCTCTTCCACTGTTTTTTGTGTTTCTTTTCTATTTGACCCTTCCATT of the Deltaproteobacteria bacterium genome contains:
- the purQ gene encoding phosphoribosylformylglycinamidine synthase I, whose translation is MKVGIVVFPGTNCDKDIFWSIKTLGGIPVYIWHEQEDVGDIDCIILPGGFSYGDYLRAGGLAKFSKIMDRIGLFADEGKFVIGICNGFQILCESGLLPGVLMRNSNMRFICRDIFVKVEKSECVFTKNIEGKILKMPIAHKEGNFWCSNETYETLGKNGQIVFRYSTLDGEIKDAANPNGSLHNIAGVCNIRGNVLGMMPHPERACEELLGGVDGRQVLNFVGRENG